AATAAAAAAATATAAAAAATACAATGGAGAATTGATTGCTTATTATACGATTTTGTATGCTCTAGCGCGCTTTGTATGCGAGTTTTTTAGAGAGCCTGATTTTGGCATAGGCTTTGTTGCTTTTGGTATGAGTATGGGTCAGATATTAAGCTTATTAATGTTTTTATTAGGACTATTTTTATCTTTTTATTTAAGAAATATTAAAAAAAATTTATAAATTTTTATTTATTTTAAGAATAAAAGTTCTATAATTGCTCCGATATTAAAACTTATCAACTTTTAAAAGGAGTAAATATGAGCCAACTCATTGAAGGTTTTTTAGGCAAGAGTATTGATGGCAAAAAAAGCAAAATGCCAGCAAAACTTGACTATATTCAAAGTGCAACAGGCTTAATTTTAGGCTTGTTTATGTGGGCACATATGTTGTTCGTTTCTACCATTTTGGTTAGTGATGATTTTTTTGATTCAGTAGTTCACTTTTTGGAACTAAAATTTATCATTAATAGCCCTATGATGAGCTACATCACTTCTTTCTTAGCTGCCTGTGTTTTAGTTATTTTCTTTGTGCATGCGGGTCTTGCAATGAGAAAATTCCCTATTAACTTCAGACAATATCAACTTTGTAGAACGCACTTAAAATATATGAATCATGGTGATTCTTCTTTATGGTGGGTTCAAGCTGCAACTGGTTTTGTAATGTTTTTCTTGGGTTCTGCACACTTAATTTTTATCATTACTAATGCAGATAAAATCAGTGCTGATATGTCAGGTGATAGAGTAGTGAGCCATTTTATGTGGTTATTTTACATTGCCTTACTAATCTGTGTTGAGTTGCATGGTAGTATTGGTCTTTATAGATTATGTGTAAAATGGGGTTGGTTTGAAGGTAAAGATGCAAAAGAAAGTCGTAAAAAACTTAAAAAAGCAAAATGGTTTATTAGTATTTTCTTCTTAGTTTTGGGTGTATTAAGTTTGGCTGCTTTTGCAAAAATAGGCTTTAATAATTACCAAAACAACTCTGTAGCGCAAATAGTAAAAACTTATGATGGAGCTAAATATGAACATACAATATAGTGATGCTTTAGTTATCGGTGGTGGTCTTGCAGGTTTAAGAGCTGCTATTGAAGTTGCAAAAAGTGGTCAAAGTGTAACTTTATTAAGTATTTGTCCGGTTAAAAGATCTCACTCAGCTGCTGTACAAGGTGGTATGCAAGCGAGTTTAGGAAATAGCGTTAAAGGTGAGGGAGATAATGAAGATGTACATTTTGCTGATACAGTAAAAGGATCTGACTGGGGCTGTGATCAAGAAGTTGCAAGAATGTTTGCACAAACTGCTCCAAAAGCTGTGCGTGAGCTTGCTGCTTGGGGTGTACCTTGGACTAGGGTTACAAAAGGACCTAGAACTGTAGTTATCAATGCTCAAAAAACTACTATTGAAGAAAAAGAAGAAGCACATGGTCTTATAAATGCAAGAGATTTTGGTGGTACTAAAAAATGGAGAACATGTTATATTGCTGATGCAACAGGGCATTGTATGCTTTATGGTGTAGCAAATGAAGCGATTAAACATCAAGTTAAAATCATCGATAGAATGGAAGCGGTAAGAATTATTCATGATGGTAAAAAATGCTTAGGAGCTATTGCTAGAGATTTAACCAATGGAGAATTAATCGCTTATGTTGCTAGAGGAACTATGATTGCAACAGGTGGTTATGGTAGAATTTATAAACAAACTACAAATGCTGTTATTTGTGAAGGTACAGGAGCTGCTATTGCTTTAGAAACTGGACTTTGCAGACTTTCAAATATGGAGGCAGTGCAATTTCACCCAACTCCAATCGTACCAAGTGGTATCTTATTAACTGAAGGCTGTAGAGGCGATGGCGGTATCTTAAGAGATGTTGATGGATATCGCTTTATGCCTGATTATGAGCCTGAGAAAAAAGAACTTGCAAGTAGGGATGTTGTAAGTCGTAGAATGATGGAGCATATTAGAAAAGGAAAAGGTGTAAAAAGCCCTTATGGAGATCATTTATGGCTTGATATTTCTATCCTTGGTCGTGCTCATGTTGAAAAAAATCTTCGTGATGTTCAAGATATTTGTAAAACATTTAATGGTATTGATCCTGCTGATGAGGGTCCAAAAGGTTGGGCACCAGTTTTACCTATGCAACATTACTCAATGGGTGGTATTAGAACTAAACCAACCGGTGAAAGCCAATGGCTAAATGGTCTTTTTGCATGTGGTGAAGCGGCTTGTTGGGATATGCACGGATTTAACCGCTTGGGTGGAAATTCATGTTCAGAAACTGTTGTTGCAGGTATGATCGTAGGAGATTATTTTGCACAATATTGTAAAGAAAATGGTAATGATATTGATACAAATATCGTTAAATCTTTCCTTTCTAAAGAGTATGATTACTTAAAATCTCTTGTTAGCAAAGAGGGAAAACATGATGTATTTGAAATCAAAAACAGAATGAAAGATATTATGTGGGAAAAAGTAGCTATCTTTAGAACAGGTCAGGGCCTTGAAGAAGCGGTTAAAGAGCTTGAAGAATTGTATCATAAATCACTTGATCTAAAAGTACATGATAAAGAATTAAAATGTGCAAATCCAGAGCTTGAAGAAGCTTATAGAGTTCCAAGAATGCTAAAAATTGCTTTATGTGTTGCTTATGGTGCATTTTTAAGAACAGAAAGCCGTGGGGCTCATTATAGAGAAGATTATCCAAAAAGAGATGACTTAAATTGGATGAAAAGAACAAATACTTACTGGGTAGAAGGTGAAAGTATGCCTAGAGTTGAGTATGAAGATCTTGACATTATGAAAATGGAAATTCCACCTGCATTTAGAGGTTATGGTGCTAAAGGAAATATCATTGAAAATCCATTGAGTGAAAAACGCCAAGCTGAAGTAGATGCGATCCGTGAAAAAATGGAAGCAGAGGGCAAAGGAAGATATGAAATTCAACATGCTCTAATGCCTTATGAATTGCAAGCTAAATTTAAAGCACCAAATCAAAGAATAGGAGTTGATTATGAGTAGAAAATTAACAATAAGAGCATTTAAATATAATCCATTAAGTAAAATTTCTAAGCCTCATTTTGTTACTTATGAGCTTGAAGAAACTCCATTTATGACGATTTTTGTGTGCTTAACTCAAATCAGAGAAAAAATGGATGCGGATTTGAGTTTTGACTTTGTATGTAGAGCAGGGATTTGTGGAAGCTGTGCTATGATGATCAATGGTAAACCAAAACTAGCTTGTAAAACATTGACAAAAGACTATCCAGATGGCGTTATAGAGCTTATGCCTTTACCTGCATTTAGACATATTAAAGATTTGAGTGTTAATACAGGTGAGTGGTTTGATGGTATGTGTAAGCGCGTTGAAAGCTGGGTGCATAATGAAAAAGAAACAGATATTTCTAAACTTGAAGAACGTATTGAGCCAGAAGTTGCTGATGAGACTTTTGAACTTGATCGTTGTATAGAGTGTGGAATTTGTGTTGCTTCTTGTGCGACTAAGTTAATGAGACCTGATTTTATAGCAGCTACTGGACTTTTAAGAACAGCTAGATATTTACAAGATCCACATGATCATAGAACTATAGAAGATTTTTATGAATTAGTGGGTGATGATGATGGTGTATTTGGATGTATGTCTTTACTTGCATGTGAAGATAATTGTCCAAAAGAACTACCTTTACAAAGTAAAATCGCTTATATGAGAAGACAGCTTGTCGCTCAAAGAAACAAATAATCCTAGCCCCCAAGAAAAGGGGGCGCTTAAAACCTTACTAAAACAAATTTGGCAAAATCATAGTGTTTATCTTGACACAAATACACTTTTTGATGAAAGTTTAATTGACACTCAAAAAGCAGCAATTATTTTAAGTGCTAATATTCATAATTATGAAAGATTTAGTGCTTTAAATGAATTTAAAAGTTTGATGAAAAGTTTAAATTTACGCTTAGACCTTTATGGTATTCAGTATGCGCAGGTTTGTTTTATTAACGCTTTAAATTTGGGAATTCTAGACAAAAACGAGCTTTTAAAATCCTTGGAAAAACTTCAAAAAATCACTGGTAATACTTTAATGTATGCTTTTGTATCTAGGCAAAAAGTTATTCAAAAAGATTACAAGCAAGAAGTTAAAAACTCACATCAAACACTAGATCTTATTAACAAAAAATTACAAGAGCTTTGCGAGGATGAAAAAGCACAAAAACTCTTACAAGAAGCTTTAGTTAAATTTAGTAATATTGATTTTTCTATTGCGGTAACGGGTGTAGTAAATGCAGGTAAATCAAGTATGTTAAATGCACTTTTAAAAAAAGATTTTTTAGGTGTATCTAATGTGCCTGAAACTGCAAATTTGAGTGTTTTAAAATACGGTAAAGAGCAAAAAGCTAAGATATATTTTTGGAATGAAGAAGAATGGCAAGATATTTTAAAAAGCTCTAAAGATAATCAAGATATGCAAGAACTTATAAAGCAATTAGAGCAAAATTTTAACCTAAATAAATATATCGAAAAAGAAAATAAAAATATAGAAATAAAAATTGATGAATTAAAAAATTACACTAGTGCAAAAAATAAAATTTCAGCACTTATTAAAAAAATAGAGCTTTTTTCATCGCTTGATTTTTTAAAAGATAATGTTTGTATAGTTGATACTCCAGGACTTGATGATGTGATTATCCAAAGAGAGCTTTTAACAAAAGCTTATATAAGCAAGGCTGACTTTTTAATTCATCTTATGAATGCTTCTCAAAGTCTTAGTCAAAAAGATTGTGATTTTATTATACAATGTTTGCTAACTTCAAGAGTAAGTAAGCTTTTGATTGTGCTTACTAAAGCTGATTTACTTAGTCAAAAAGACTTGCAAGAAGTAATTAACTATACTAAAAATAAGCTCAAAGAAAATTTAGTACAAAAGCAGTTGAGCCAAGAATTATTAGATAGTGTAGATTTTGTGAGTATTTCTTCAAAACTAGCTAATGATTTTTACCAAAAAAGAGGTGGAAATTTAGAACAAAGCAATATTTTAATACTAGAAGAACTTATAGCTAAAAGCTTATATGATAAAAACAAAATCGCTCTAAGTGCTTATAAAAAAGAATTGTTATTGCATTTAGAAAAAATAGAAGAAAAAATTAAATTTTCTAATAAAATACTAAATTACGAAAGCTTTGAGCTTGATAAGCAAAATCAAGCTATTATCAATGATTTTAAAGCAAAAAAAGAAAAATTAATACAAGTAAAAGCAGAGTTAAGTGCTATTTTTAACACAAAAGATGAAAATACTCAAGAAATTTTAACGCTTTTGCATTTACTAGCTAAGAAATTAAAAGAAAAACTCATAGATGAGTTAAAATATAATCAAAATAATAAAACCAAAAATAACACTCAAAGATTAAATATCATTATCGATACGACTTTAAAAGATGGAATTTTTGATCTTTTAAGAGAGTTAAAACAACAAAGTGAGTATAAGATCAATGAGCTTAAAAATACACTAAGTGTGAAATATGATTTTTTAAAAGCTATTTTAGAGCAAAATTGTGATGATTTTAAAAGTAAGGTTGAAATAAAAATAGAAAGTATTTTTACTAATGATCTTTTTATGACATTAAAAGCTGAGCTTTTAAAAAATTTAGAATCCACGCAAGATATTTATAAACTAGAAAGTTCTTTAGAAAATCAAATTTTAAAAAAATTACAAACATTTAATATAGAAAAAATCGCTTTAGAATTAAAAAATAACCAAGAATTTTTTGCTAATTTAGAGCTTAGCTTGAATTTATACGAAAAAGAGCAAGAAGAGCAAATCAAAGACTTAAAAGACTTGATTTCACAAATAGAACAAAATGAACAAAATTCCAAAGAGTTTTTAGAAAAAAACAATACAAAATTACAAGGTTTAAAGACTTTAAAAACGGAGCTTTTAAGTGCAAAATAATTTGATTAATGATTTTTTAAAAGCTTATGAAAATGCTTATTGTAAAAATTTTGATGATAGTTTTGAAGGAAAGATTTTAGCAATTAAAAATGCATTTTTAGAGCCAAGTCTGCATTTAAATGATGTATTTTTAAAAGATCTTGAAATGATCATAGCTAGTTATAAAAGAGCCATTAATGTGGCCATTATAGGGCAATTTTCCAGCGGTAAATCCACGCTTTTAAATTTGATTTTACAAAAAGAATGCCTGCCAACAGGCGTGGTACCAGTAACTTTTAAGCCTACTTTTTTACGCTATGCTAAGGAGTATTTTTTAAGAGTTGAATATGAAGATGGTAGTGATGAGATTGTTGATATAGATGAGCTTTCTAAATTTAGCGATCAAAGAAATGAGCTAAAAGAAACTAAAAGTTTGCACCTTTTTGCACCTATTGAGCTTTTAAAAAATATCACGCTTATAGATACTCCAGGTCTAAATGCAAATACCATCGATACGCTAACTACTTTTAAAGAGCTTTCTTTTATGCATAGTGCTATTTGGCTTAGTTTGATTGATAATGCAGGCAAAAAAAGCGAAGAAGATGCTATAAAAGCAAATGCTAAGCTTTTAAAGCGTGGCGGGATTTGTGTACTTAATCAAAAAGACAAGTTAAGTCAAGATGAGTTAGAAAATGTTTTAAATTATGCTCATTTGGTTTTTGATAAGTATTTTGAAAAAATCATTGCAATTTCATGCAAAGAAGCAAATTTTGATTTACAAAAGTCAAATTTACCTTTGCTTTATAAGTATTTAAATGAACTTGATTATGAGTATATTAAAAAAGATTTTATTAAAGAAAAACTTAGCGATTTATGTGAACTTTTGTCAAATCAATATGATTTATTTCAAAATGCGCTAGAGCAATTAGAACTTAAATTTAATACTATTTTGCAAACTTTCAAAGTAAGCAAGCTAGAGCAAAAAATCAAAATTTTAAATCATGATTGTTTAGATAAATTAAAACTTGTTGGAGAAAAAATTGCTCAAGAAATTTTAAAATTTATCAAAGAAAAAGATAGTAGTTATTATAAAGAAGCTAAGGGTTTGTTTAAGAAAAATCTTTATGAAAAAGTCGCTTATAAGGCGCCATATCTTTCAAGTGATGATGCGTTTTTGGCTATGTTTTATAATTCTGAAGCAATGAATAAGGAATTTAAAAGATTAAAAAATGAAATCGCTTTAGAATTTAGTCAAATCAAAGATGATTTTTCCTTATTTTTTACTCATTTAGAAGAGCAAATTTTGCTTTTTAAAGCTCAATTTTCAAATTTACAAAAAGAAAATGCCTTAGAAAGTGAAAAAGAATTTGCTAGCTTTAGAAGTTTTGCTAGTGCTAGCGAGGAACTTTTTTTGAAAGATTTTAAGCAATTATTATTTAAAAGCCAACTTGAACTTGATTTATTTTTAGAAAAGCTTAATCTAAAAGCTTTAGCAAATTATGAAAGTGCTACTAAACTTACTTTGGGATTTTTTAGTACCAAAATGAATGCGAGTAAAGAATTTTATGAGCTTGATAGTACCGAGTTTAGCTTGTATCATCCAAAAGCAAGTGAAGTACATCAAAGAGTATTAACTGAGCTTAATGTATATGAATTTGAAGATTTGCTTTTAAATAAGCCTGTAGTTTTAAAAATTTATAAAAATTATATGCAAAGTTTTGTTGATTTTATCGAAGCTAAAAGACAGATTATTTTGAATTTAAAAAGTGAATTTGAAGCCAAAAAATCAATGATTTCTAGCATCAAATCCCAAATTTCTAAGCTTTAAAAATCTTTTCTAAGTGCGCTTTGTAGTTTGTGAAATATTCTTGTACTTGAGGATTTTTGATTACATCATTTGCTATGAAAGTAGGCAAAGCACTCATTCCTAAAAACTCATGTGCTTTGTGAAAGTGTAAATACACTCCATCAACCCCAGCTCCATTAAAGAATTCATTTTCATCATCAAATGCTTGCATTGGAGCATTCCAAGTTAGTGAAAGCATGTATTTTTTATTTTTTAAAAGCCCACCTGTGCCGTAATTCTTAGTAGGTTCATTATGACTTCTACCATCGTTTTTATAAAATACTCCATGTCCTGCTGTGAAAACATCGTCAATGTATTTTTTCACTATCCAAGGCTCTCCCATCCACCAACCAGGCATTTGCCAAATCAAAACATCAGCATTTAGAATTTTTTCTACCTCATCGTTTGTATCATAGCCTTGATCTATATGTGTTTGTTTGGTTTGTAAACCAAGTTCTTGTAAAGTTTTAAGTGCAAGCTCATGTAAGCTTGTATTTAGTCTTCCTCTGGAGTGTCCAAAGGCTTTTGCACCATTTAATAATAATGCTTTTTGCATATTTTATCCTCTTGCGTTTTTTGAAATTATAATTTAACTATAATTTTATTTCAATACTGAAATTTATGTAAGATACTATACTATAGAAAAGTTTAATATACTGCTATGTTTTTTGAGTTATTAAGATGTAGTATATAGAAATTTTATTTTTTGATTTTAAAACAAAAATATCTTATAAAATAAATCAATGTGAAGCTTTTTGCTTCACGTACTATTTTTTGCTACTATCTTTTTCTTTTTTCTTTTTCCACAAGTGAAGTGCAGCTCCACATGCACCACCAACAATAGCAGCAATGATAAGATTTGTGATAAAATCCATCGAAAACCTTTTTAATGTATTTTCATTTTGATAAAAAATGATTTTGGATTATAATATAAAAAAGCATAATACTATATAAAAGGAAAGTATATGGAAGAAAAGTGTGATTTTACAGAATGTGGATTTAATTATACCTTGTCTTTGATTTCTGGAAAGTATAAGATGAGTGTTTTGTATTGTTTATTTCGCTATGAAGTTGTAAGATATAATGAGCTTAAAAGATATCTTGGCAATATTTCTTTTAAGACCTTAACGCATACTTTAAGAGAGCTTGAAAATGATGATTTAATCACGCGTAAAGAATACCCGCAAATCCCTCCAAAAGTAGAATACCGCCTTGCTAAAAAAGGACAAAGCTTGATCCCTATTTTGCAAGCGATGTGTGATTGGGGCGAGGTAAATCAAAAGGAAGAAAAATGATAGAATTATTAGATGGTATAAATTTAGAAAAATACATGGGTACATGGTTAGAAATGGCTAGAAAACCTGCATTTTTTCAAAAAACTTGCAAAAGTGCTAAAGCAGAATATGAGCTAGAGTATGAAGGCTCTACGCCTATAATCAAAGTCAAAAATATATGCACAAAAGAAAATGGAGAAATCTCTCAAGCAAATGGCAAAGCTAGGGTAAAATCTCCAAGAGCTTTGGCGGTTAAATTTAGTATTTTTATGAATATTTTTAACAAGCCAAATTATGAGATTATTTACATTGATACAAATTATCAAGTTTCTATTGTAGGTAGTCCTGATAAAAAATATTTATGGATTTTATCAAGACAAATTTTAACAAAAGAGCAAATAAATTCTTTGCTTGAAATAGCCAAGCAAAGAGGTTTTGATATAAGTGATGTGATTTTTGATGAGTATTAATCCTCCGCGCTCATATCGATTACATAGCGGAATTTGGCTTTTCCTGAAGTGAGATTTTCATAAGCTTTATCAATCTCACTTGGTTTGATGAGTTCAATTTCAGGATAAATTCCATGTTCTAAAGAAAAATCAAGCATTTCTTGAGTTTCTTTAATGCCCCCAATCAACGAGCCATATACTTTTTTACCTGCTTTAAATACAAAATGAATGATGTTAATGCTAGGACTTACTTCATGTGGAGGTAATCCTACTATAGCCATTTCACCACCAAATTTTAATAAATCCATATAAGCTAGCGGATCATAAGGGGTTGGTATGGTAGAGATGATGAGGTCAAATCTCTCTTTTACTACGCTTTTGTCCGTACTAGTATAAAAATTACTTACACCCATAGCTAGAGCTTCTGCTTTTTTGTTCTCATTTCTTGCAAAAATACTTACTTTTGCACCCATTTTTACAGCATATTTTACTGCCATCATACCAAGCCCACCAAAACCTGCTACGGCTACGCTTGAGCCTTCTTTGATATTTGAAAATTTAAGTGGTGAATAGGTAGTAATACCCGCACAAAGTAAAGGCGCTACTTTGTCAAGTGGAGCATTTTTTGGTACATTGATAGCAAATTTTTCACTTACTACGATGTTGTTTGAGTAACCTCCGTAGGTGTTTTCATTATCATGAAACACATCTTTGCAATTATAAGTGTAGATAGTTTTTCCATTTTCGCAAAATTGCTCTTGAGATTTTTTGCATGCTTCGCATTCTCCGCATGAGTTTACCATGCACCCAACCCCAGCAAAATCACCTACTTTAAATTTACTCACATTTTCACCCACAGCGATAACTTCCCCTGCTATCTCATGGCCAGGTACGCAAGGGTAGGTTGCCTCGCCCCATTCGCTTCTTGCGGTATGTATGTCACTATGACAAATTCCTGCGTATTTGATAGCGATTAGAATGTCGTTTTTGCCTACTTTATGGCGTGTAAATTCAAAAGGTGTGAATTTAGAATCCTTGCTAAGCATAGCATAACCTTTACTTTTAACACGACCATTTTCTAAAAAGATTTTTGAGTCCATTTTCTCTCCTTTGTGGTTTTTGAAATTATATTAAAGCTAGGTTTTTATTGCAATAGGGAAAATAAAGTAAGATACTATACTCAAGGTGCGTTTGTAGGTTTTTATTTGATTTTTATGGTATAATTATTTAAATTTTTTACCAATAAGGAAGCTATGGAACTTAAGCATTTTTCAGAAGATGATACTAGAGTTAAACTCATAGATGTAAAACTCCACGCTAGCTCTTGGAGTGAAGAAAATATCATAAGAAATTATTATTTTACTGATGGGCGTAAGCT
This genomic stretch from Campylobacter lari subsp. concheus harbors:
- a CDS encoding fumarate reductase flavoprotein subunit; amino-acid sequence: MNIQYSDALVIGGGLAGLRAAIEVAKSGQSVTLLSICPVKRSHSAAVQGGMQASLGNSVKGEGDNEDVHFADTVKGSDWGCDQEVARMFAQTAPKAVRELAAWGVPWTRVTKGPRTVVINAQKTTIEEKEEAHGLINARDFGGTKKWRTCYIADATGHCMLYGVANEAIKHQVKIIDRMEAVRIIHDGKKCLGAIARDLTNGELIAYVARGTMIATGGYGRIYKQTTNAVICEGTGAAIALETGLCRLSNMEAVQFHPTPIVPSGILLTEGCRGDGGILRDVDGYRFMPDYEPEKKELASRDVVSRRMMEHIRKGKGVKSPYGDHLWLDISILGRAHVEKNLRDVQDICKTFNGIDPADEGPKGWAPVLPMQHYSMGGIRTKPTGESQWLNGLFACGEAACWDMHGFNRLGGNSCSETVVAGMIVGDYFAQYCKENGNDIDTNIVKSFLSKEYDYLKSLVSKEGKHDVFEIKNRMKDIMWEKVAIFRTGQGLEEAVKELEELYHKSLDLKVHDKELKCANPELEEAYRVPRMLKIALCVAYGAFLRTESRGAHYREDYPKRDDLNWMKRTNTYWVEGESMPRVEYEDLDIMKMEIPPAFRGYGAKGNIIENPLSEKRQAEVDAIREKMEAEGKGRYEIQHALMPYELQAKFKAPNQRIGVDYE
- a CDS encoding NAD(P)-dependent alcohol dehydrogenase — translated: MDSKIFLENGRVKSKGYAMLSKDSKFTPFEFTRHKVGKNDILIAIKYAGICHSDIHTARSEWGEATYPCVPGHEIAGEVIAVGENVSKFKVGDFAGVGCMVNSCGECEACKKSQEQFCENGKTIYTYNCKDVFHDNENTYGGYSNNIVVSEKFAINVPKNAPLDKVAPLLCAGITTYSPLKFSNIKEGSSVAVAGFGGLGMMAVKYAVKMGAKVSIFARNENKKAEALAMGVSNFYTSTDKSVVKERFDLIISTIPTPYDPLAYMDLLKFGGEMAIVGLPPHEVSPSINIIHFVFKAGKKVYGSLIGGIKETQEMLDFSLEHGIYPEIELIKPSEIDKAYENLTSGKAKFRYVIDMSAED
- a CDS encoding lipocalin family protein — its product is MIELLDGINLEKYMGTWLEMARKPAFFQKTCKSAKAEYELEYEGSTPIIKVKNICTKENGEISQANGKARVKSPRALAVKFSIFMNIFNKPNYEIIYIDTNYQVSIVGSPDKKYLWILSRQILTKEQINSLLEIAKQRGFDISDVIFDEY
- a CDS encoding fumarate reductase iron-sulfur subunit, whose product is MSRKLTIRAFKYNPLSKISKPHFVTYELEETPFMTIFVCLTQIREKMDADLSFDFVCRAGICGSCAMMINGKPKLACKTLTKDYPDGVIELMPLPAFRHIKDLSVNTGEWFDGMCKRVESWVHNEKETDISKLEERIEPEVADETFELDRCIECGICVASCATKLMRPDFIAATGLLRTARYLQDPHDHRTIEDFYELVGDDDGVFGCMSLLACEDNCPKELPLQSKIAYMRRQLVAQRNK
- a CDS encoding dynamin family protein; translated protein: MQNNLINDFLKAYENAYCKNFDDSFEGKILAIKNAFLEPSLHLNDVFLKDLEMIIASYKRAINVAIIGQFSSGKSTLLNLILQKECLPTGVVPVTFKPTFLRYAKEYFLRVEYEDGSDEIVDIDELSKFSDQRNELKETKSLHLFAPIELLKNITLIDTPGLNANTIDTLTTFKELSFMHSAIWLSLIDNAGKKSEEDAIKANAKLLKRGGICVLNQKDKLSQDELENVLNYAHLVFDKYFEKIIAISCKEANFDLQKSNLPLLYKYLNELDYEYIKKDFIKEKLSDLCELLSNQYDLFQNALEQLELKFNTILQTFKVSKLEQKIKILNHDCLDKLKLVGEKIAQEILKFIKEKDSSYYKEAKGLFKKNLYEKVAYKAPYLSSDDAFLAMFYNSEAMNKEFKRLKNEIALEFSQIKDDFSLFFTHLEEQILLFKAQFSNLQKENALESEKEFASFRSFASASEELFLKDFKQLLFKSQLELDLFLEKLNLKALANYESATKLTLGFFSTKMNASKEFYELDSTEFSLYHPKASEVHQRVLTELNVYEFEDLLLNKPVVLKIYKNYMQSFVDFIEAKRQIILNLKSEFEAKKSMISSIKSQISKL
- the rrpA gene encoding MarR family transcription factor RrpA — encoded protein: MEEKCDFTECGFNYTLSLISGKYKMSVLYCLFRYEVVRYNELKRYLGNISFKTLTHTLRELENDDLITRKEYPQIPPKVEYRLAKKGQSLIPILQAMCDWGEVNQKEEK
- a CDS encoding fumarate reductase cytochrome b subunit; the encoded protein is MSQLIEGFLGKSIDGKKSKMPAKLDYIQSATGLILGLFMWAHMLFVSTILVSDDFFDSVVHFLELKFIINSPMMSYITSFLAACVLVIFFVHAGLAMRKFPINFRQYQLCRTHLKYMNHGDSSLWWVQAATGFVMFFLGSAHLIFIITNADKISADMSGDRVVSHFMWLFYIALLICVELHGSIGLYRLCVKWGWFEGKDAKESRKKLKKAKWFISIFFLVLGVLSLAAFAKIGFNNYQNNSVAQIVKTYDGAKYEHTI
- a CDS encoding NAD(P)H-dependent oxidoreductase; amino-acid sequence: MQKALLLNGAKAFGHSRGRLNTSLHELALKTLQELGLQTKQTHIDQGYDTNDEVEKILNADVLIWQMPGWWMGEPWIVKKYIDDVFTAGHGVFYKNDGRSHNEPTKNYGTGGLLKNKKYMLSLTWNAPMQAFDDENEFFNGAGVDGVYLHFHKAHEFLGMSALPTFIANDVIKNPQVQEYFTNYKAHLEKIFKA
- a CDS encoding dynamin family protein translates to MSLKETNNPSPQEKGALKTLLKQIWQNHSVYLDTNTLFDESLIDTQKAAIILSANIHNYERFSALNEFKSLMKSLNLRLDLYGIQYAQVCFINALNLGILDKNELLKSLEKLQKITGNTLMYAFVSRQKVIQKDYKQEVKNSHQTLDLINKKLQELCEDEKAQKLLQEALVKFSNIDFSIAVTGVVNAGKSSMLNALLKKDFLGVSNVPETANLSVLKYGKEQKAKIYFWNEEEWQDILKSSKDNQDMQELIKQLEQNFNLNKYIEKENKNIEIKIDELKNYTSAKNKISALIKKIELFSSLDFLKDNVCIVDTPGLDDVIIQRELLTKAYISKADFLIHLMNASQSLSQKDCDFIIQCLLTSRVSKLLIVLTKADLLSQKDLQEVINYTKNKLKENLVQKQLSQELLDSVDFVSISSKLANDFYQKRGGNLEQSNILILEELIAKSLYDKNKIALSAYKKELLLHLEKIEEKIKFSNKILNYESFELDKQNQAIINDFKAKKEKLIQVKAELSAIFNTKDENTQEILTLLHLLAKKLKEKLIDELKYNQNNKTKNNTQRLNIIIDTTLKDGIFDLLRELKQQSEYKINELKNTLSVKYDFLKAILEQNCDDFKSKVEIKIESIFTNDLFMTLKAELLKNLESTQDIYKLESSLENQILKKLQTFNIEKIALELKNNQEFFANLELSLNLYEKEQEEQIKDLKDLISQIEQNEQNSKEFLEKNNTKLQGLKTLKTELLSAK